Proteins from a single region of bacterium:
- the nadB gene encoding L-aspartate oxidase: MSRNSSDSVTSRYLVVGTGIAGLQFALLAAENGTVQVVTKKESRESNTNYAQGGIAAAVSPLDDFESHIEDTLVAGDGLCDEATVRRMVEAGPALIDRLVSYGVPFSRDGGEWALGREGGHSRRRVLHCQDLTGREIETHLLEAAAAHPHITLHEDHMGLELLRGEEVGLTGDAAARVVGARVLDRRTLVRRTYLADVVVLATGGCGKVYSYTSNPDIATGDGLAMAFRAGALVKNLEFVQFHPTCLYHPEAKSFLISEAVRGEGAVLINERGERFMARYHHQADLAPRDIVARSIDQEMKLSGSPCAFLDLRHLDRAAVEARFPHLVKTCARFGIDMAGQPVPVVPAAHYMCGGVATDGDARTSLPGLYAIGEVACTGIHGANRLASNSLLEAVYFASRAAERGRDEPRLFGGDAPEVKLPGDRGDDRPRGSGAVVLEHDWDLVRRVMWDYVGIVRDRGRLDIALRRVRTIRQTVEDLHRHEEANPDVVELRNIALLAELIVLCARSRHESRGLHSTTDHPLKSDVVADTELRRGVPLDGETCSEPVGGAGA, translated from the coding sequence ATGTCGCGAAATTCCTCGGATTCCGTCACCAGCCGCTATCTCGTGGTGGGCACCGGGATCGCCGGCTTGCAATTCGCCCTGCTGGCCGCGGAAAACGGCACCGTGCAGGTGGTCACGAAGAAGGAGAGCCGGGAGAGCAACACCAACTACGCCCAGGGGGGCATCGCGGCGGCCGTGAGCCCGCTGGACGACTTCGAATCCCACATCGAGGACACCCTGGTGGCCGGCGACGGCCTCTGCGACGAGGCCACGGTCAGGCGCATGGTGGAGGCCGGTCCGGCCCTGATCGACCGCCTCGTGTCCTACGGCGTGCCCTTCAGCCGCGACGGCGGCGAGTGGGCCCTGGGCCGGGAAGGCGGGCACTCGCGGCGGCGGGTGCTGCACTGCCAGGACCTGACGGGACGCGAGATCGAGACGCACCTGCTCGAAGCCGCGGCCGCCCATCCGCACATCACGCTGCACGAGGACCACATGGGGCTCGAACTGCTGCGGGGCGAGGAGGTCGGCCTGACGGGCGACGCCGCCGCGCGCGTGGTGGGGGCCCGGGTCCTGGACCGCCGCACCCTCGTGCGCCGCACCTACCTGGCCGACGTGGTCGTGTTGGCCACGGGGGGCTGCGGCAAGGTCTACAGCTACACGAGCAATCCGGACATCGCCACGGGCGACGGCCTGGCCATGGCCTTCCGCGCCGGCGCCCTGGTGAAGAACCTCGAGTTCGTCCAGTTCCATCCCACCTGCCTGTATCATCCCGAGGCCAAGAGCTTCCTCATCAGCGAGGCGGTGCGGGGCGAGGGCGCCGTGCTCATCAACGAACGCGGCGAGCGCTTCATGGCGCGCTACCACCACCAGGCCGATCTGGCCCCGCGCGACATCGTGGCGCGCAGCATCGACCAGGAGATGAAGCTCAGCGGCAGCCCGTGCGCCTTCCTCGACCTGCGGCACCTGGACCGGGCCGCGGTCGAGGCGCGCTTCCCGCATCTGGTGAAGACCTGTGCCCGCTTCGGCATCGACATGGCCGGCCAGCCGGTGCCCGTGGTGCCGGCGGCCCACTACATGTGCGGCGGCGTGGCCACCGACGGCGACGCGCGCACGAGCCTGCCGGGCCTGTACGCCATCGGCGAGGTGGCCTGCACGGGCATCCACGGGGCCAACCGGCTCGCGAGCAACAGCCTGCTCGAGGCGGTGTACTTCGCCAGCCGCGCGGCCGAGCGCGGGCGCGACGAACCGCGCCTCTTCGGCGGCGACGCGCCGGAGGTGAAGCTGCCCGGCGACCGCGGCGACGACCGTCCCCGGGGCAGCGGAGCCGTCGTGCTCGAGCACGACTGGGACCTGGTGCGCCGCGTGATGTGGGACTACGTGGGCATCGTGCGCGACCGCGGGCGGCTCGACATCGCCCTGCGGCGGGTGCGCACCATCCGGCAGACGGTGGAGGACCTGCACCGGCACGAGGAGGCGAATCCGGACGTGGTGGAGCTGCGCAACATCGCCCTGCTGGCCGAACTGATCGTCCTCTGCGCCCGCAGCCGGCACGAGAGCCGGGGCCTGCACTCGACCACCGACCACCCCCTGAAGAGCGACGTCGTGGCCGACACCGAGCTGCGCCGGGGCGTGCCCCTGGACGGGGAGACCTGCTCCGAGCCGGTG